In Dehalococcoidia bacterium, a single window of DNA contains:
- a CDS encoding reverse transcriptase domain-containing protein, whose product MRNAETILGIIRERGKQGLPLENIYRLLYNRDLYLRAYARLYRNEGAMTRGATTETVDGMSLAKIDKLIDDVRRERHRWTPVRRVYIEKKRSKKKRPLGLPTWSDKLLQEVLRSLLEAYYEPQFSDHSHGFRPNRGCHTALREVERQWTGTRWFVEGDIAQYFDSIDHEVLLATLSEKIHDSRFLRLIRHLLQAGYVEQWVYGKTLSGTPQGGVISPLLANIYLDKLDTYVEQVLIPAYTRGTLRRGNPAYTRNRKQARKARTLGQKDVVRVLQKELRKLPSKDPKDPDYRRLKYVRYADDFLLGFAGPRAEAEAIKAQLAEFLRKTLRLELSEAKTLITHAVTKPARFLGYDIVVQHADDRLSSGRRHTNGKVALRVPVSVVREQCAQYKESGKVTHRPELVNNDDYTIVADYQYKYRGFVQYYMLAQNVSKLWSLTWAMQTSLLKTLADKHGTSVRALYRKYRSTITADSGETLVCLEVRRERGEGKPPLIARFGGIALRHAKAATLDDRLPVPIAGYRSELLTRLLAEECELCGSREHIEVHHIRKLADLKRYGRRERPAWVTRMVARRRKTLVVCRSCHTAIHAGRPTPLRSSEQAT is encoded by the coding sequence ATGCGGAACGCCGAAACGATATTGGGAATCATCCGAGAACGCGGCAAACAAGGGCTGCCGCTGGAGAACATCTATCGACTGCTCTACAACCGGGACCTGTACCTGCGTGCCTACGCCCGCTTGTATCGCAACGAGGGGGCAATGACACGCGGAGCCACCACGGAGACCGTGGATGGGATGTCTCTGGCGAAAATCGACAAGCTCATCGACGACGTTCGTCGTGAGCGGCATCGGTGGACGCCAGTACGGCGCGTCTACATCGAGAAGAAACGCTCGAAGAAGAAGCGCCCACTCGGACTTCCCACGTGGTCTGATAAGCTACTGCAAGAGGTGCTGCGCTCTCTTCTGGAGGCGTACTACGAGCCGCAGTTCAGCGACCACTCCCACGGCTTTCGGCCCAACCGCGGTTGTCACACGGCCTTGAGAGAGGTCGAACGACAGTGGACGGGCACACGGTGGTTTGTCGAAGGAGACATCGCTCAGTACTTCGACAGCATCGACCACGAGGTCCTGCTGGCGACACTGAGCGAAAAGATCCATGATAGTCGGTTTCTCCGGTTGATCCGGCACTTGCTCCAGGCAGGGTACGTCGAGCAGTGGGTCTACGGTAAGACACTCAGCGGTACGCCGCAGGGTGGAGTTATCAGCCCGCTTCTTGCGAACATCTACCTGGACAAGCTGGACACGTATGTCGAGCAGGTGCTCATCCCAGCCTACACGCGTGGCACGCTGCGGAGAGGTAACCCCGCGTACACACGAAACCGAAAGCAGGCGCGGAAAGCGCGGACTCTTGGCCAGAAGGATGTTGTCCGAGTGCTCCAGAAGGAGCTCCGGAAGCTACCCTCGAAGGACCCGAAGGATCCCGATTACCGCCGTCTGAAGTACGTTCGATACGCGGACGACTTTCTGCTGGGTTTCGCCGGACCTCGGGCCGAAGCCGAGGCGATTAAGGCACAGCTTGCGGAGTTTCTCCGGAAAACACTCCGGCTCGAACTCTCGGAGGCCAAGACCCTGATCACCCACGCCGTCACCAAGCCGGCGCGGTTTCTTGGCTACGACATCGTAGTGCAACACGCTGACGACCGTCTCTCTAGCGGAAGGCGGCATACCAACGGCAAAGTTGCGCTGCGAGTACCGGTGTCCGTTGTCAGAGAGCAGTGCGCACAGTACAAGGAATCCGGTAAGGTTACCCACCGACCGGAGCTGGTGAACAACGACGACTACACCATCGTCGCTGACTACCAGTACAAGTACCGTGGCTTCGTGCAGTACTACATGCTGGCCCAGAACGTCTCCAAACTTTGGAGTTTGACCTGGGCCATGCAGACGTCGCTCCTGAAGACGCTTGCGGACAAACACGGGACCAGCGTTCGCGCGCTGTACCGGAAGTACCGCAGCACCATCACGGCTGACTCAGGGGAAACCCTGGTCTGCCTGGAAGTCCGAAGGGAGCGCGGCGAAGGGAAACCTCCGCTGATTGCACGGTTTGGCGGCATAGCACTCAGACACGCGAAAGCCGCAACCCTTGATGACCGCCTGCCAGTGCCAATAGCAGGCTATCGCAGCGAGTTGCTGACACGGTTGCTTGCCGAGGAATGCGAGCTCTGCGGGTCGCGGGAGCACATCGAAGTGCACCACATCCGCAAGTTGGCGGACCTCAAACGGTATGGCAGGCGGGAACGACCGGCCTGGGTCACGCGCATGGTCGCAAGACGGCGCAAGACTCTGGTGGTCTGCCGGAGCTGTCACACGGCGATCCACGCCGGACGGCCCACACCACTCCGTTCTTCGGAACAAGCCACTTGA